In a genomic window of Paraburkholderia acidiphila:
- a CDS encoding LysR family transcriptional regulator codes for MAEKEPNWEWYRSFLQVLESGSLSAAARALGITQPTVGRHIESLEAALGLTLFTRSSDGFAPTAAANELRPYAVGIAMTTAALRRAASSHGSGVRGTVRLTASEIIGVEVLPPILAALRHEYPELSIELVLSNKADDLLRREADIAIRMFRPVQEALVAKRIGAIEVGLHAHERYLALHGAPKSMKELARHTIIGFDQENAFIRSLQTRFAAYNRNSFAFRADSDLAQLAAIRAGFGIGGCQVPLAARDPKLVRVLREEFSLTLDTWLAMHEDLRTSARCTVTFAALASGLEAYIKGQGA; via the coding sequence ATGGCCGAGAAGGAACCGAACTGGGAGTGGTACCGGAGTTTTCTTCAAGTCCTGGAGAGCGGCTCGTTGTCGGCGGCGGCTCGCGCGCTGGGCATCACGCAGCCCACCGTCGGGCGCCACATCGAAAGTCTGGAGGCGGCGCTGGGACTCACGCTGTTTACCCGTTCGTCAGACGGGTTCGCGCCAACCGCGGCGGCCAATGAACTGAGGCCATACGCTGTCGGCATTGCGATGACCACGGCCGCGTTGCGGCGCGCGGCCAGCAGTCATGGATCAGGCGTGCGCGGTACGGTGCGGCTGACGGCGAGCGAAATCATCGGTGTCGAGGTCCTGCCGCCGATCCTGGCAGCCCTGCGTCACGAATACCCGGAACTGTCGATTGAACTGGTGCTATCGAACAAAGCGGACGACTTGCTCCGTCGTGAAGCGGACATTGCGATACGCATGTTCCGGCCCGTGCAGGAGGCGCTGGTCGCCAAACGGATTGGCGCGATCGAAGTCGGCTTGCACGCCCACGAACGCTATCTGGCGCTTCATGGTGCGCCGAAGTCGATGAAGGAGCTCGCGCGCCATACGATCATCGGTTTCGATCAGGAGAATGCGTTCATTCGCTCGCTCCAAACCCGGTTCGCGGCATACAACCGCAACAGCTTTGCCTTTCGGGCCGACAGCGACCTTGCCCAGTTGGCCGCCATACGGGCGGGATTCGGTATCGGCGGGTGCCAGGTACCCCTGGCGGCAAGAGACCCGAAGCTGGTCCGCGTGCTACGCGAAGAGTTCTCGCTGACGCTGGATACGTGGCTGGCCATGCATGAGGATTTGCGCACGAGCGCGCGCTGCACCGTGACATTTGCGGCGCTGGCGTCGGGGCTGGAGGCTTATATCAAAGGACAAGGCGCGTAA
- a CDS encoding LysR family transcriptional regulator → MSLTLSQLRVFVAVAQRGSVRAASRALGVAQSGVTQQLQNLEAELGGALLTRTNRGVTLTVLGQRLLVRAASILGECERASEEAQQLRGDYAGEVAFGLTTDPLMDALVPVLGQYSTRFPRVALRLRTGTSRMMISWIREGTLDFALALVSDQTDTTDLSVTELYPSDPVVVCRRDHPKAGARSLRALTHCDWLATRSPNIADAFASSRLTTFFTDHGLPPPRIVATVEGLFETLHWVSETDCLALESSVVATRGPFAERLARIKIAERPAAQQVCLLQRAAVPLTPAAQELATMLASYARAGRLPR, encoded by the coding sequence ATGAGTCTCACGCTTTCCCAGTTGCGCGTGTTCGTCGCCGTCGCCCAGCGTGGCAGTGTGCGGGCGGCCTCGCGCGCGCTCGGCGTGGCGCAAAGCGGCGTGACACAGCAACTGCAGAATCTCGAAGCCGAACTGGGCGGCGCGCTGCTCACGCGCACGAATCGCGGCGTGACGCTCACGGTGCTCGGGCAGCGCCTGCTGGTGCGGGCGGCGTCGATTCTCGGCGAGTGCGAGCGCGCGAGCGAAGAAGCTCAGCAACTGCGCGGCGACTACGCGGGCGAAGTGGCGTTCGGCCTCACGACCGACCCGCTCATGGACGCGCTCGTGCCGGTGCTCGGCCAGTACAGCACGCGGTTTCCGCGCGTGGCGCTGCGTCTGCGCACGGGCACGTCGCGCATGATGATTTCGTGGATTCGCGAAGGCACGCTCGACTTCGCGCTCGCGCTCGTTTCGGACCAGACCGATACGACCGATCTTTCGGTGACGGAGCTTTACCCGTCGGACCCGGTGGTCGTCTGCCGCCGCGACCATCCGAAGGCAGGGGCGCGCTCGCTGCGCGCGCTCACGCACTGCGACTGGCTCGCGACGCGCTCGCCAAATATCGCGGACGCCTTCGCCTCGAGCCGGCTGACGACATTCTTCACCGACCACGGATTGCCGCCGCCGCGCATCGTCGCGACGGTGGAGGGGCTCTTCGAAACGCTGCATTGGGTCAGCGAGACGGATTGCCTCGCGCTGGAGTCTTCGGTGGTCGCCACGCGCGGGCCGTTTGCCGAGCGGCTCGCGCGCATCAAGATCGCCGAGCGGCCGGCGGCGCAGCAGGTTTGTCTGCTGCAGCGCGCGGCCGTGCCGCTCACGCCTGCCGCACAGGAACTCGCGACGATGCTGGCTTCTTATGCGCGCGCGGGTCGCTTGCCGCGTTGA
- a CDS encoding transporter substrate-binding domain-containing protein produces MKKIPSILLSLALALSSSAFAREGDTVRLGIDPTYPPMDAKAPDGSLKGFDVDLGNEICRRIHAHCQWVELEFSGMIPALQARKIDAIMSSMAITAKREQQILFTSKLFQFKSRLVARKGASFGATAQSLAGKSVGVQSGTQFETYALANWAPAGVHVVTYKSQEEVFADLVNGRLDAALLGYVEADYGFLRTPQGNGFAFAGGPIAMGDRGTGIGMRKDETALAAQMNDAIAGMLKDGTYAQIAHRYFDFDPYGN; encoded by the coding sequence ATGAAAAAAATCCCGTCGATCCTGCTTTCCCTTGCACTGGCCTTGAGCAGCAGTGCTTTCGCGCGCGAGGGCGACACCGTGCGCCTCGGCATTGATCCGACCTATCCGCCCATGGATGCCAAGGCGCCCGACGGCTCGCTCAAAGGGTTCGACGTCGATCTCGGCAACGAGATCTGCCGCCGCATTCACGCGCATTGCCAGTGGGTCGAGCTGGAGTTCTCGGGCATGATCCCGGCGCTGCAGGCGCGCAAGATCGACGCGATCATGTCGTCGATGGCGATCACCGCGAAGCGCGAGCAGCAAATCCTCTTCACATCGAAGCTGTTCCAGTTCAAGTCGCGGCTCGTCGCGCGCAAGGGCGCCTCGTTCGGCGCCACCGCGCAGTCGCTGGCCGGCAAGTCGGTGGGCGTGCAGTCGGGCACGCAGTTCGAGACGTATGCGCTCGCGAACTGGGCGCCGGCGGGCGTGCATGTGGTCACCTACAAGAGCCAGGAGGAAGTGTTCGCCGACCTCGTCAACGGGCGGCTCGACGCCGCGTTGCTAGGCTATGTCGAAGCCGACTACGGCTTCCTGCGCACGCCGCAGGGCAACGGCTTCGCGTTTGCCGGCGGCCCGATTGCGATGGGCGACCGCGGCACGGGGATCGGCATGCGCAAGGACGAAACCGCGCTTGCCGCGCAGATGAACGACGCGATTGCCGGCATGCTGAAAGACGGCACCTATGCGCAGATCGCGCACCGCTATTTCGACTTCGATCCGTACGGAAACTGA